The genome window AAGGTTTTTAAAGTTGTTAGTGAAAAAGATCACGCGGCTGAGCTGGAAGATGCTGTCGTCACACCCTGTGCATATCCCGATCCGCATTATCGTTTTGAGCCGGAGGTGATGAAAATATATCCCGGCGAGAAGATCGAGGCCCAGAGGGTGGATGTCCTCTGGGGGGATACCCGGGTTTTTTATCTGCCCTCCTACACCATAGAGTACGATGAAGAAGGGGAGGAGTCGGATTCCATCATCCGCGAACTCACCTACGATAGAGAACAGGGAGTGATTGCCGAGATAAAATATCCCTATTATCGGGAAGAGCTGACCGAGGGAGTAATTTATTTTGACAATACGGAAAAAGATGCCCGGGAAATATCGCTGGAAAATGTTTTCACGCCGACCGGCGGTATCATGCTGGAGACCTATTATGATGAGCATATTGAGGACGAAGAAGAGGATGAATGGGAGGAAAGTTACGGCGGCAGGCTTAATCTGCAGCCTGCCGACTGGCTGATGCTGGAAACTTATTACGATAGATACGATGATTATGAGGATGAATGGGAGGAAGGCTATGGCGGTTACAGCGAACTTCAGGTCGGTGAACGGACTTCAACTCATCTCGGCTATGATTATGAGGATGATGAGGGAGATATAGAAGAGGACAGGTATCTTGGCTGGCAGCGGGATCTGCGGGATGATCTCTGGCTGCGCCAGCGCTATACGATTACGGAAGAATGGCATGAAGATGATGAGGATGATGTTTATAAAGAAAGGCCGCTTGTCACCACCTTAAATTATTCGCCTCCTGGCCGCAATCAGCGTTTTGATCTGCATTATGATTTTGAACTGGAGGAGTGGCGGCAGGAATATACCCATAACGAGTACCTCAGCGATGAATTTACCATCGATTTTTATCATGATTATAGAGATGGGGATCTTGATAGGGATGAGTATCAATTGACCCATGATACCGATAGGACCACCACTTCTCTGCGCTATAGAAGAGGATTTGACGAGGAATATCTACCCTATGTCGAGACCGAACTGGATCTGACATCTACTTCTTCGCTGCGGACGGGTTATGGGCGCAAGGTCGATGAGGATAAAGAGGCCCGTCAGCTCGAAGTAAAGCCGGCCTGGGGGGATAGTCTGCAGCTCGGGCGGGGATTTACCCTGGCGGCGGATATATCGTTTCGTCATATCAATTACACCGATCAGCCGGATTATGATTATTATCAGGAAACATTTTCGGATTTACGGCTTAATTATGAACGTGAGGGGGATACGATTCATAACGACATCACCCTGAACCGGGAGGAGACCAGTGTGAGAGGAGAGCCTTATTTTGATATAGATGATGATAAGGATGAAGATGATGAGGAATTGATTTATGGGCTGCGGACGGCCAGTTTTTATGAGACTGACGAAGAGCTGCGGGAAGGCATTCAGCTCGAAACCAGGCTTGAATATGATTACCATGAGGAGGACTGGAATTATAAGCTGGTGGGTCTGCGCCGTCAGCGAGATTGTTTTAGCTATCACGTGGGCTATGATTTTAGCGATAACTCCTATCGTTTCGGGTTTGATCTTTTTGGAGCGCCGCCTGAAGGAGTCCGAAAAGTATTTTGAGGAAATTAACCTTTGATATTTGCCGGGTAATCATGATATAATAGGCTCGATAGAATAAATTAAGATGGACAAAACCAGTATATTTCCCATCATGCAGAGGATTATATAACTTATTGAACCTATGAAATTAGCTGCCGCTTTTTGAGCAGGGCAGAAGGGAGAAAGAAGGATAGTTAATTATGGCACAAAAAGGTCATTCTGAAGATTCCGGCCACCGATCTTTAATCGATCCAGAAGCTGAAGTAGCTGAAGATGTCGAGCTGGGCGAAGGGGTAATTATCGGTCCGGAAGTGGTGATAAAAGAGGGAACATTTATATCATCAGGAGTTGAGATACGCGGCGATACCTATATCGGCTGCAATAATTACATAGACCGAGGGGTGCTGATGGGTTTTCAACCCCAGCATCTCGGCTATGACGATGAAAGGACAAGACTTATTATAGGGAACAATAACTATATCGGCACCAGAGCTACCCTGCATCGCGGGACAGAAGAAAGAGGCATGACCAAAATAGGTGATGGCAATCATCTGGGGACCTGTGTGCATATTGCTCATGATTGCCTGCTGGCCGATAATATAAGAATGGAGGAATTTACCCAGCTGGGCGGCCATGTAGAAATAGGAAGTCACAGTCAGATAGGTGCTCTAACCGGAATTCATCAATTTGTTCGTCTGGGCAGCGGTTCCCAGGTCGAGCCGCAGGCCAAGGTCAATCAGGATGTTCCTCCCTACCTCAAGGCCGGAGGGCATCCTGCCCGTTTGAAAGGGCCGGGAAACTGTCCTGACAGCGAGGTTAAACTTCAGATAGCCAGAGCTTTTGAATTGCTCTGCCGATCTGATCTCAACGTCAGTCAGGCAGCAAAAGAAATAGAAGCAAATCTTGACGGAGCCGAAATAACTGAATTTCTGACATTTCTTGATAGCAGTGATCGGGGAATCTGTCGTTAGAATACAGGAGGTTTTTTGCTAATGTCAAAAAGGAAAGTTGGAGTTATTGGCGTGGGCAGCATGGGGAAAAATCATGTAAGAGCTTATGCTGCTTTGAATCAGATGTGCGAGCTGATCGGGGTTTATGATATCAACGATGAGAGAAAAAATGAGATAGCCAACAGTTATGGTGTCAAAGCTTTTGATTCCAATCAGGAGTTGATGAAAGAGGTGGATGCTGTCAATATTGCCACCCCTACCACCACCCATTACGAAATCGCTGATCGGGCTCTCGAGGAAGGCTTACATATCCTTGTAGAAAAACCGATAACCGATTCGCTGGAAGAAGCGAAGAATTTGCTGCGCAAGGCAAACGAGAAGGATCTCAGAGTACAGGTCGGACATATAGAGAGATTCAATCCTGCCATCCAGGCCCTACCTGGAGTTCTGCAGGATAAAGAAGTTTTAGCTCTCGACGTTCACCGCCTGGGACCTTATGACCCCCGCATAGATGACACAGATGTTATTCAGGATCTTATGATCCACGATATGGATATAGTCAGCTCTTTAGTGCCGGGTGAGATCAAAGATCTTTCCGCTTTCGGCAGGAATGTTGCTTCCAACTCTCATATAGATTATGCCGTGGCCAATATACGGATAGATGGTGGAGTTATCGCTACCCTGACTGCCAGCCGGGCCACGAACAAAAAGGTGCGTCAGATGGCTATAACCACCAAAAACACCTATATAGAACTGGATTATCTGCAGCGCAAAATAAAGGTTACCCGCCGCGGAGGAATAAGATCGGATAAAAGCGGTTACCAGCGCGAAAATGAGCTGGAGGAGACCTACGGCAGCGAAGAGGAACCGCTGAAGTCTCAGCTGGCCCACTTCCTGCGCTCTATCGAGAACGGCACCCGTCCTCTCATCAACGGAAGCGACGGGATGGAAGCGCTCAAACTGACCAAGAAAATCCAGAATCTGGTCTATAATAAGAGCGAAAATTGTGAGAGGCTGAATGAAACCAAAGATTCTTATTCTCTCTCCGGATAAAAATACAAAAGGAGAATTAATATATGATACCGATTGCCAGTCCCAGGCTGGATGAAGCCGAACAGGAGCAGGTGCTTGAGGTAATTAAGAGCGGCATGCTGGCAGCCGGGGAACAGGTTGAAAATTTTCAGGAGGAGTTTGCCGATTATATCGGCACCGTTCATGCGATAGCTGCTGCCAATGGAACCTGTGCTCTGGACCTGGCCGTAAAGTCCAGCGATTTAAGTCAGGGTGATAAGGTCATAACCACCCCCTTTACTTTTATCGCCAGCGCCAATGCTCTTTTATACAATGATTTGGAGCCGGTCTTTGTAGATATAGACCCCGAGACATTCAATATAGATCCCGAATGCATCAAAGAGGCGCTCGATAACGATCCCGGGATAGCCGGCATTATGGTCGTGCATCTATTTGGGCTGCCGGCAGATATGCCTCGAATAATGGAGATAGCGAGCGAATACGATCTGACAGTGATAGAAGATGCTGCTCAGGCCCACGGAGCTGCCATAGACGGTAAAAAAGTGGGCTGTTTTGGGGATGCTGGTATTTTCAGCTTCTATCCGACCAAAAATATGACCACCGGTGAAGGCGGCATGCTGGTAACTTCCGACGATAAAATAGCCGAGAACGCCCGATTGTACGCAAATCACGGGCGCAGCGATCATTATCATCATGAAGTTCTGGGCTATAATTACCGCATGACCGATCTCTCCGCCGCTATAGGTCGGGAGCAGTTAAATAAACTGCCCGAATTCAATCAGGTGAGAAGAAGAAATGCTCTCTTTTTGAATCACAGGCTGCAGGATCTCGATTGGCTGAAAGTTCCCACAGCCGGGGAGAATTTTTATCATGTGTATCACCAGTACACCGTCAGGGTGCCGGCTGAAAAACGCGAGAGTATCATTAACTATCTCGAAAACAATGAGATAGGCTGCGGAATTTATTATCCGGAACCGGTTTACAATCAGCCTGTCTATAAAAAGAGAGGTTATGAAGAGGTCAGCCTGCCCGAGACCGAAGGGGCCGTGCAGGAAGTGCTTTCTCTGCCTGTTCATCCCGGAGTGGAGGATGAAGATCTTGAAGTCATAGCTTCTGCCCTTCTCTCCTATGAAAGTTGACCGTCAGGAGGTTTATATAAATGAGAAAACTCTTAACCGGCCGTGTTTTCGGTTTTACCCTTTTCACAGTTTTATTTTTGGTGATGCTGGCTTTTTTGACAGTACAGCCGGCAGCTGCCGGAGAAGCCGAAAGGGTGAGGTTTGAGGATACTTTCACTTTGACCGGTGGACTGCGATTTAGCGATTTTGCAGCTGATGATGTGGAGGAAACGGTGGGAATTACCTTCACGGGAGATTACGGTCTCAGCGACAGAATTCGGGCCGGATTGAATTACGAATACTATCCGGCGGATATCGAGGTCAACGATGAAGAACATGAGCTGAGTCTGCATGGCATCAGCGCTGTAGCTTCATTTGAGATCGGTAGAGCCGACCCCGATGAAGATGAGAGAGAAGAAGAAGCTGAAGAGGCTTCTAATTCTGAGCGTACCCGCCAGGCCATAACTGCGGGCGCCGGTTATTATGAAGGAACTATAGACAATGGGGATGAGCACGATATCGATGGCGAGATGGGTTATCGTCTCTCTTTTCGACTCCTGCATAACCTTGCCTCCGATGTTCTTGTAGATGCCGAAGCTGGTTATCGCAGACTGGATATGGACGTGCCGGATGATTATACTTCTTACACCGACGATATGGATCTCTCCGGAGCCTTTGTCAGTGTTAGTCTGGGCTATCAATTTTAATAGACACCTGATTTATCCCTATCCCCCGTCTTTTTATGGGGGATTTAATTTTTTAGAAAATCAAATACCGCCTGATGACAGGTTTGGGTTTTTGAGTATGCCTGAGATTTATGACATCCGTCCCAATTTGTGTTATAATTAGGGGCAGGAATGGATCTGGCTGATTAAAATATCAGCTTGCTTTTTGGACTGTGAGCTAAAAAACCCAGGTTTCCAGTAAAGGAGGATTTTACGTTGAGTTATATGTCCCGATATCGAGACTGGTTTTTGAGCGATTATATTGATGAAGAAACTAAAGCCGAGCTTGAGAGCATTGAGGATAATGAAGAGGAGATAGAGGATAGATTTTATAAGGATCTTGAGTTTGGCACCGGCGGTATGCGCGGCAAGATCGGCGCCGGAACCAATCGTATGAATAAATACACCGTGCGCAGAGCCACTCAGGGTCTGGCCAATTATCTGCTCAACTATTTTGATGATAATGAGGAGAAAAAGAGCGCCGTTATAGCCTACGATTCTCGCCATAAATCCCGCGAGTTCGCAGAGGAAGCAGCGCGGGTGCTGGCTGCCAACGATATCAGGTCTTATATTTTCACCCGTATCTCCCCCACTCCTGAGCTATCTTACGCCGTAAGAAAGCTGGGCACTGGAGCGGGCATTATGATCACTGCCAGTCACAATCCGCCCGAATACAACGGTTATAAAGTTTATGGCGGCGAGGGAGGTCAGCTGGTGCCTGATAAAGCCCGCAAGGTCATGGCAGAAATCGGCGAAATAGATGACTTTTCGCTGGTCAATACCATGGAGCTGGATAAAGCTAGAGAGCAAGATCTTGTGGAGGACGTAGAAGAAGAGCTGGAAGATTCCTATCTGGAAACGGTTGCTTCGGTGCTGCCCGATGTCGATCTGGCCGAAAAAAGCGGAGATGAGCTCAGCATAGTATATACACCGCTGCACGGAACAGGCAGCCGGCCCATCCAGAAGTTAATGGGAAAGCTGGGCTTTAGCGAAACTCTGGTTGTGCAGCGCCAGGCTGAAGCTGATCCGGATTTTTCTACCGTAAGCCAGCCCAATCCCGAGGAAGAACAGGCTTTTACGCTGGCGCTGGAGGTGGCTGAAAGCTCAGACACCGATCTGATCATGGCAACCGATCCTGACTGCGATCGACTGGGGGTTATGGTTCCGGAGCACAATGATGAGAATTTCCGGCTCTTAAGCGGCAACGAAATCGGAGTCCTTATGGCGGATTATCTGCTGGAAAGGATGGAGGACCAGGGTAAAATTCCTGATAGAGGAGTAATTATCAAGACGATAGTTACCACCGAGATGATTCTGCCGCTGGCCGATGAATACGGCTGTGAGGTCATGGACGTGCTGACCGGTTTTAAATATATCGGGGAGAAGATGAACCAGTTTGAAGAAGAGGAGCGCGAGTTCATTTTCGGCTTCGAAGAGAGTTACGGTTATCTGGCCGGCAATTATGCCCGCGACAAAGATGCTGTGCTTGCTGCAGCTCTGATGGCTGTGCTGGCTTTATATCATCAAAAGGAGAACAGGATCGATCTTCTGACCAGACTGAAAGAGCTGCGGCAAAAATACGGTTATTATAAAGAAGAGGTCAGGTCTATCTGGATGGAAGGCAAGCGCGGTGAAGAGAAGATAGCAGGTGCTCTGGCCAGGCTGCGAGAAGAATATCCGGATGAAATTGCCGGCAGCGGTGTTATAAGAATTCACGATTATAAAGAAGGTCAAACTGTCGAGTGCGAAAGCGGAGCGGCAGAGGAGATAGATCTGCCCGAATCAAATGTGCTGCAGTTCCGTCTGCAGGACGATTCTCTTTTGACCATCAGACCTTCAGGCACCGAACCGAAGTTGAAAGTTTATTCTGCCGTCTGCGCCAATACCGAGCCGGGAGCGCAAAATCGTCTGGAAGAAGTTCGTGAGAGTTCGCTGGAAATGATAGAAGAAATCCTCGAAGAAGTTTAAGCGGGGTGTTAAAATGAATATAAATAAGGCTGTAATTCCTGCGGCTGGTTATGGAACCAGATTTTTGCCGGCTTCGAAGGCAATTCCTAAAGAAATGATTCCGGTCGTCGACAAACCCACTATCCAGTATGTGGTTGAAGAAGCCGTTAGAGCAGGTATTGAGGAAGTAATGCTGGTGACCGGGAGAAATAAAGAAGAGATAGAAAATCATTTCGACCGTGATCCTGAACTTGAACAGGTTCTGGCGGAAAAGGGCAAGAATGAAATGCTCGAGCGGGTAAAATATGTCTCCGATCTGATTACAATTCATACCGTGCGGCAAAAAGAGCAGAGAGGTCTGGGGCACGCTGTTGCTCATGCGGAAGCATTTGTCGGAGATGAATATTTTGCCGTGCTGCTGGGCGATGATATTATGCACAGCGAAAAACCTGTCATAGGACAGCTGATCGATCATGCCCGGGAGAGCGGCAAACCCGTTATAGGCTGTCAGGAGGTTTCGCGCGAAAGCATTCAACTTTACGGGTCTGTCGACTGCGAGGAGCGTTCAAAGCGTCGGGCTAAAGTTTCCGACCTGATAGAAAAACCAGCTCCGGAAGAGGCTCCTTCGACTCTGGCAGTACTGGGGAGATATGTGCTGCCACCCGAGATATTTCCAATTATCGATGAAACACCTCCCGGCAAAGGAGGAGAAATTCAGCTGACCGATGCCATCAAAATTCTGGCTGAAAGGCAGCATGTCGAAGCTTTTAACTTTCGGGCCAGACGGTATGATGTTGGCAGCAAGCAGGGTTTTTTGCAGGCTACAGTGGAGCACGCCTTAAGGCGGGAGGATATATCCGATGAATTTCGCAGTTATTTAAAAAAGCTGCTGAACGGGGAAATAGAACAGGAGGATTGATCCGCCAAAACTGATTAAGGGGAAGGATCAAAAAATTGTCAAGTAAAGCACACACGGGAAAAAAATCATATCGATTTTTATTTGTGAGAGCGGCTGTGCTAATCCTGGCAGCTATCCTGTTTCTGCTGCTGCCGGGTCATCCAGTCAGGGGTCATGATCTGGTGGCCGATGAGTACATTTCCCGCTATCGAGAGCTGGAGAATAAGTTTCCCGGCACCTTTTATATGTCCGGAAACAGAGAGAAGCAAAAGGTGGCTTTGAGTTTTGATGACGGGCCATCACCACAGCATACACCGGAAATTCTCGATATTCTGGCTGAATACAGCGTCCCGGCCACTTTTTTTCTGCTGGGGCAGGAAGCTGCTGAACATACCTGGCTGGTGGAAAGAATTGCCCGGGAGGGTCATGAACTGGGCAACCATTCCTACACCCACCGCAATTTTACCGGCCTGGAATGGTCGGCTGTAGAGGAAGAAATCAGGCGCACCGGCCAGCTGATCGATGACATTACCGGCGAGTATCCCCGGCTTGTTCGTCCTCCCTATGGTGGTGTTACAATAGGCCAGCTGCAAAGATTTGAGCAGAGCGATTATAAGCTGGTTAACTGGTCGGTAGATGCAGGAGATTACGAGGAGGAGAACCAACCGGAAATTCTGCTGGCCCGCATTCAATTGCAGATGCATCCCGGCGCCATCATCCTGCTTCACGATGGAGGCGGCGACAGGAGCAGCA of Halarsenatibacter silvermanii contains these proteins:
- a CDS encoding acyl-ACP--UDP-N-acetylglucosamine O-acyltransferase, producing the protein MAQKGHSEDSGHRSLIDPEAEVAEDVELGEGVIIGPEVVIKEGTFISSGVEIRGDTYIGCNNYIDRGVLMGFQPQHLGYDDERTRLIIGNNNYIGTRATLHRGTEERGMTKIGDGNHLGTCVHIAHDCLLADNIRMEEFTQLGGHVEIGSHSQIGALTGIHQFVRLGSGSQVEPQAKVNQDVPPYLKAGGHPARLKGPGNCPDSEVKLQIARAFELLCRSDLNVSQAAKEIEANLDGAEITEFLTFLDSSDRGICR
- a CDS encoding Gfo/Idh/MocA family protein, with product MSKRKVGVIGVGSMGKNHVRAYAALNQMCELIGVYDINDERKNEIANSYGVKAFDSNQELMKEVDAVNIATPTTTHYEIADRALEEGLHILVEKPITDSLEEAKNLLRKANEKDLRVQVGHIERFNPAIQALPGVLQDKEVLALDVHRLGPYDPRIDDTDVIQDLMIHDMDIVSSLVPGEIKDLSAFGRNVASNSHIDYAVANIRIDGGVIATLTASRATNKKVRQMAITTKNTYIELDYLQRKIKVTRRGGIRSDKSGYQRENELEETYGSEEEPLKSQLAHFLRSIENGTRPLINGSDGMEALKLTKKIQNLVYNKSENCERLNETKDSYSLSG
- a CDS encoding DegT/DnrJ/EryC1/StrS family aminotransferase; protein product: MIPIASPRLDEAEQEQVLEVIKSGMLAAGEQVENFQEEFADYIGTVHAIAAANGTCALDLAVKSSDLSQGDKVITTPFTFIASANALLYNDLEPVFVDIDPETFNIDPECIKEALDNDPGIAGIMVVHLFGLPADMPRIMEIASEYDLTVIEDAAQAHGAAIDGKKVGCFGDAGIFSFYPTKNMTTGEGGMLVTSDDKIAENARLYANHGRSDHYHHEVLGYNYRMTDLSAAIGREQLNKLPEFNQVRRRNALFLNHRLQDLDWLKVPTAGENFYHVYHQYTVRVPAEKRESIINYLENNEIGCGIYYPEPVYNQPVYKKRGYEEVSLPETEGAVQEVLSLPVHPGVEDEDLEVIASALLSYES
- a CDS encoding outer membrane beta-barrel protein yields the protein MRKLLTGRVFGFTLFTVLFLVMLAFLTVQPAAAGEAERVRFEDTFTLTGGLRFSDFAADDVEETVGITFTGDYGLSDRIRAGLNYEYYPADIEVNDEEHELSLHGISAVASFEIGRADPDEDEREEEAEEASNSERTRQAITAGAGYYEGTIDNGDEHDIDGEMGYRLSFRLLHNLASDVLVDAEAGYRRLDMDVPDDYTSYTDDMDLSGAFVSVSLGYQF
- a CDS encoding phospho-sugar mutase, translated to MSRYRDWFLSDYIDEETKAELESIEDNEEEIEDRFYKDLEFGTGGMRGKIGAGTNRMNKYTVRRATQGLANYLLNYFDDNEEKKSAVIAYDSRHKSREFAEEAARVLAANDIRSYIFTRISPTPELSYAVRKLGTGAGIMITASHNPPEYNGYKVYGGEGGQLVPDKARKVMAEIGEIDDFSLVNTMELDKAREQDLVEDVEEELEDSYLETVASVLPDVDLAEKSGDELSIVYTPLHGTGSRPIQKLMGKLGFSETLVVQRQAEADPDFSTVSQPNPEEEQAFTLALEVAESSDTDLIMATDPDCDRLGVMVPEHNDENFRLLSGNEIGVLMADYLLERMEDQGKIPDRGVIIKTIVTTEMILPLADEYGCEVMDVLTGFKYIGEKMNQFEEEEREFIFGFEESYGYLAGNYARDKDAVLAAALMAVLALYHQKENRIDLLTRLKELRQKYGYYKEEVRSIWMEGKRGEEKIAGALARLREEYPDEIAGSGVIRIHDYKEGQTVECESGAAEEIDLPESNVLQFRLQDDSLLTIRPSGTEPKLKVYSAVCANTEPGAQNRLEEVRESSLEMIEEILEEV
- the galU gene encoding UTP--glucose-1-phosphate uridylyltransferase GalU, whose product is MNINKAVIPAAGYGTRFLPASKAIPKEMIPVVDKPTIQYVVEEAVRAGIEEVMLVTGRNKEEIENHFDRDPELEQVLAEKGKNEMLERVKYVSDLITIHTVRQKEQRGLGHAVAHAEAFVGDEYFAVLLGDDIMHSEKPVIGQLIDHARESGKPVIGCQEVSRESIQLYGSVDCEERSKRRAKVSDLIEKPAPEEAPSTLAVLGRYVLPPEIFPIIDETPPGKGGEIQLTDAIKILAERQHVEAFNFRARRYDVGSKQGFLQATVEHALRREDISDEFRSYLKKLLNGEIEQED
- a CDS encoding polysaccharide deacetylase family protein, whose translation is MRAAVLILAAILFLLLPGHPVRGHDLVADEYISRYRELENKFPGTFYMSGNREKQKVALSFDDGPSPQHTPEILDILAEYSVPATFFLLGQEAAEHTWLVERIAREGHELGNHSYTHRNFTGLEWSAVEEEIRRTGQLIDDITGEYPRLVRPPYGGVTIGQLQRFEQSDYKLVNWSVDAGDYEEENQPEILLARIQLQMHPGAIILLHDGGGDRSSTIRILPELIEMLQDEGFTFTTVGELIDSNYY